A region of the Carya illinoinensis cultivar Pawnee chromosome 16, C.illinoinensisPawnee_v1, whole genome shotgun sequence genome:
ATAGAAATACATAAAGGGTGCAACACATCCATTCAATGGAATAACTGCTATTCTTGAAGTATCACTTGAAGAATCAAGGGCATTCAAACATCAATACAATAAGATATTGCCACGCTGCAATCAACCTGGTAATAACTCCTGCATTAGATAAGAAACGATGGAAAAGACAAGAGCATTATTAGTGGCGAAATGATATCAGATTGAAGTAAACACAATGGGTTATGTGGAATCACGAGGTTATTACCAGCACACAATTCGCTAGTTCATCTCATCCTCCGTTGAGATACTATCTTCTTCTATGCTACCCTCTAGTTCGGCGCTGTGATCTGAATTGTCTTCGCTAGTTTCGTCATTGATAAAACCTTGCTCAAAGTGGTCCCAATTAGACCTTTGCATTACCAATGTGTCAACATCAACCTGCTCCGGTTCAACATTCGGCCTGTGCATGTCTATTTGCAGTGGGATGTCATCAGCATGGACACTCACGTAAGCATCACCAGAATTATCCTCTTGGTATGCATCAACGTCACTAGAATCAGATTCGTCATCTTCAATAAGGGATGATCGTGGAAGGTCATAGACATTTCTGTGTATGACCTTTTGGACTACATACCATTCCCCACGGATGCTGCGATTTTTTAGGTAAAATACCTGTGATGCTTGGGACGCCAAAACAAATGGATCATCCTTATAAGCTGTCCGCGACATATTCACACTAGTAAGATGTGGTTCCATACGTATCCCTCGTTTGGAATCAGAGATGTCAAACCATTCACATTTGAATAAGTAAACACGACGCCAACCCATGTAACAGAATTCCAATATGTCTATTAGTCTACCAAAGAACTCAAGTTTTTCAGATCCTGGTTGTTCACTAATGACCATGACACCGGAGTTTTGGGTGCGACGATGTTCTTCCCCTTTTTTTGTGTGAAATCTTATACCGTTGGTTATGCAACCAGAATAGGACGCACCCCAAGGGTCAGGACCACATGCTAAGGCATATAGATCATCCGAAACTTCTTCGGGATTATCAGCACGCCTAGCTTGAATCTATCACAAGTTCAAATAAGGaattaaataaagtataaaCAATACATGTTTTCGCATTAAACAAACATATGTGGCCAAAGAAAATAAGGCTGAACTTCCAAACGAGTTTGCATACTTGTGACTTGAACCAGTCTGGAAATTTTGCAGCATGCATACTATCGGCATTATTGGGATACTCTTCACTCACTTGCATGTAGTGCTCACTAGACAAAAGCCCATCCAATGGTTAATAAGTATATGTAGGGTATGCAACATAAATTAGTATATTGAGAATGGAAAGAGTCTAAGTTGGTAACTAGTTTGGTTACTTACTTTAGGTATTCTCCAATCTCTGTGCAGTTATTAAGAACATACCATCTGGCTTTTATAAAAGCATCATCGTCTAATTGGTGACGTGATGCAAAAGCCATGGGTCGCACCTTCGTGGAAAAAACAGATAGTCCCTCTCGTACACCCTCTTCTCCTTCGTCGACGTTACGTTCAGGAGGATTGAATCTAGTTTCAACATCATGGAGGTACATGGAACAAAAATTCAAGCATTCAACATGGATATAGGCCTCagctattgaaccttctgggtaggccttattcttaacatatctcTTGAATTTTCCGAGATATCTCTCgaaaggatacatccacctatattgaactGGCCCTGCAAGCagagcctcacgtggcaagtGATAGGCTAAGTGCACCATTATGTCGAAAAAGGTAGGcggaaaaatcatctcaagcttgCAAAGAATAACGACGATATCAGTCTGAAGCCACTCTAAGACTTCCTTCTTACATGTTCTAGCACACAATTCTTTGAACAAAGTGCTTAGCTTAGTTAGTGCCAACCGTACATCTTGGCGTAAGTATCCAGAAATTGCAACAGGAAGTAATCTTTGCATGAAAATAtggcaatcatgacttttcatcccCGAGATTTTGCAGTCACTTACACTAACACATCTGGCAATGTTTGAAGCGAAGCCATCCGGGAATTTCACACCATGCAACCAATTACAAAAACCAGTCCGCTCAGCTTCATACAACGTATAACATGCTTGTGGCATACTAATGCATTGTCCATCCTGAATAAGGTGTAACTCCTCTCTTATATTGAGAGTGGAAAGGTCACGACGTGCATTAGGATGATCTTTAGTTTTGCCAGAGATATTCATCAAAGTTCCTAAGATGTTGTCACATATGTTCTTCTCAATGTGCATtacatctagattatgtctaaTCTTTATAGTTGACCAATATGGCAATTGAAAGAAGATACTTTTCTTGGTCCAATTGAACTCCTCTGTGGtacgctttcttttctttatggaTTTGCCAAAATTTGCATCAGGAATATTTTGGAGTTGAATGAGTACATCTTCTCCTGAATAAATTGTAGGTGGGTCACGATGCTCTGCACTGCCATTAAAAatagtctttttctttctccagatGTGGCCCGGTGGCAAGAATCGGCGATGACCCATGTAACAATGCTTTCGGCTATATGTCAACCACATCGAATCTGTTTCTTCCTTGCACGATGGACATGCCatcttccccttagtactccaccCGGAGAGGTTTCCATAAGCAGGAAAGTCGTTGATTGTCCATAGCAATGCTGCATGCAATCTGAAAGTCTCTTTGGCCTTTGCATCATATGTATCAACACCATTATCCCATAGATCAATCAATTCATCTATCAAAGGTTGAAGATAAACATcgatttcatttcctggtgatctTGGTCCAGGAATCAAGAGTGAAGTGATAAAAAATGGATCCTTCATGCACAACCACGGAGGTAAGTTGTAAGGGACAAGAATCACTGGCCATACGCTATAAggcttagccaaattattaaatgggttgAAACCATCGCTAGCTAAACCAAGCCTGACATTTCTTGGATCTTCTGCGAACCAAGCATGCTTTTGATCAAATGTCGTCCACACctcagagtcagcaggatgaCTTAGAATATCTTGCTGCATGACACGCTGATCCTTGTGCCACCTCATATCAACTGATGTTTTTTGTGACATAAACAATCTCTGCAATCTTGGCTTCAACGGAAAATGTCTTAAAACCTTTTGAGGAATTCGCCTCTTCTTAGTGTTGCTGAATTTCCACCTTGAAAGTTTACATTTCGGGCATTCATCTTTATCCACATTTTCCCTCCAATAAAGAATGCAGTCATTCGGACAAACATGTATCTTGGTGTAAGTAAAGCCCAGCCCTTTTTCCAAGTTACGTGATTCTTGATATGAGTTTGGCAAAAGGGCATTGGGAAAAGCCGACTTCAACAAGTGTAAAAGCATGTCGAAAGACTTTACACTCCAAccaccaagtgttttaatgtgCAGCAACTTGACAGTGAATGATAGTTTAGAATACTTTGTACAACCTTCATAAAGAGGACGCCGGGAATCAGCCAACAGCTGGTCAAAAGTCCGAGATGAAAAGGTATCGACCGATGTGGAACCCGCAGCATGGAATGAATCGCTTATGGGAACATCAGGAAATCCGGCAGCCCGAATATCTTGTAACATAACATCAACATCATCAATGAATTCATCCTCTTCATCAGGATCAATGACATTATCATCATCACTTATGATtaaatcttcttcttcaccaTGAAAAATCCACGTCGTGTAattcttgtcaatacctttaatAAACAAGTGTCTCTCTACCTGGGTTATTGGTAGGAAGTAATTATTTGAACATCTGACACATGGGCAACGAATTTCCTCACTTGTAGCATAAGTTTGGGCCAAGGTAAGGAACTCCTTCACTCCTTTAGCATATTCCCTAGATCCAAATCTATCAGTGATTTGCATCCAACTCTTGTCCATCTAGAAATAAGTAGAGGTGCAAGAGTTGTTTAATAAGGAATAAATGCAGCACGGTTTTTTGTGACTGTTGGATTCTGATCAGAGTAAacttcatttcaaaaaaatccaacatgGCAAGTAGTATTGTTGAAACATATTACTGAGAAagggaaataaaatattaatctgAATATATAGTAAGTTGGTCCATgtgcatacataaaatattagataaatGGGTTTTCCATGCATGAATATATAGTCAAGATTCAATTACTTTATCTAGTGCCAGCAGTCACTTTTTACAAGATGATTTTGAGAAGACTAAATTAAACAGCATATGATTTTCAGAAAGGATGCCCAAATGATTTACAAAGTCCAATTTAGAAGAAGATTATATAAATTCAAAGcagaaaattatgtttaattgataataataaaaccatatTCACACCAGAAATTACACTTTTTGTGACCAAAAGTGTGTATTAAAGGAGAACAAAATCAACTGTATAATCAGGGATATAAGAAATGGAAGATGGTTGAAGAGACTAAAGACTTCCACAAGCAGAAAAGAACAAAAGGATCTGAACTTCATGGCAAAAATAATATCTAGATAAAAGGCTTAAAAGCTAAACTCATTTTTATTTAGTAGTTGAATAAGTATAAGCTGATACccattcaaaatattattattattattagtccATATTATTCCTGACTGCACATAGAACAAATTCAGTAGAATTAGGTGAATTTGCCTGGCTAGTGTCCCCATGGAATTATTCCAATATCTAGTTTACCATACTTTTcttgataaaagaaataaaaagacctCCGGCTCAGTCCACCACTTCTCTTTTTCATATACAATATTGGATAATTCAACTGATCAAATCAATCTCAAAGTGGTGAGAAACTTGGGTAGTGTGGTAAACAATAGGACAAGCACCCACATGATGACATGCATATGCGCGCGTAGATTGATGGGCGTGACAAATGCATGTGCAGCTTAATCGTATGATACAATATATGACGATCCAACAATGGCATATATAAATTTGGGTATCTCATGACCATATATTTTTCTgtccataaataaataaaaatctaaaaacagaACATATATGTGGTAGAAAGGTTCCAGAATTAATTATAAGAACGTAGACATGATGatcctttcaaatttttatcctATTGGAAGTTAGTGACTTGTAATttcagaaaaagaaacaaagatcaTGTGGGACAAGATAGGATTGAGATTAGTGTACTCTTGCCTACAACTTTAGGGTTTTATCAGTCAAAAGCAGATTTCTAGGGGATATTAGCTAGGCTTATGTACTTCAATTCAAATCATAGTCTCTAATGTCAACTATTATTAATgtctaattaatttattacttCAATAAAATCATAGGCTGCATTACTGACTCACCGAATACATTCAAATCTGAAAACAGAACATATATGTGGTAGAAAGGCTCCAGAATTAATTATAAGGCCATAGACATGATGATCCGATCGAACTTTGATCCTCTTGGAAGTTAGTGACTCCTCATTTCagtaaaagaaacaaagatCATGTGGGACAAGATAGGATTGAGATTAGAGTACCCTTGCCTATAACTTTAGGGTTTTATAAGTCAAAAGCAGATTTCTAGCTATGGGATATTAATAGATAGCTAGGCTGTATttacttcaatatatatataaaatcatagtTTCTAATGTCAACTATTAAtgtctaattaatatatttttcctttatagCTATAAATTTGGTTTGTTGGTATTTCTTTATGAGGAGGCAATTTGTAATCTATAAAGATGTTTGGTTCTGGCCAATTTATTTTCTGTATTAAATGCTTAAATTCTAGCGTTAGATGAGATTATCctgtaagtttttattttttttgttcacatCTTCCTTTGTAcctcaatagaaaataatagaatatagtcGTCGTGTTTGTATATCTATATTTGAAGTAGCATGCCTCCAGTTTCCGAACTCTACaagttatattattaactatCAATCTGGACTATATTCATGCTACTTtgaatttaagtttttattatcattaattatattaattgatgacacatatttttgtatatGCACGTTAGATGCACACTCtatctctccctccctctctctctctctcattaataGTTTACAATCGTTTCAAACAATGCTATTGAACTTCTACAGACTTCCACAAAGATCAAATAGTTCTTTTTCTAAACACATTTAACAAGATTCAATCCTATCAGAATGGAAGTGTAAAATCCTACCTTACTTGACATGATTATTATAAAATGTTGGTAGACTCTGTTTGAATATCTTCACTTCCAGTTCCTTTTTCTAGTTTTAGTATTGACTTTAAGTTTGACTCAACTATGGAGGTCTGGTggagtaatttatttatttattttataagtaaaaatcagtaatatatttattatttattagataagccatcattttttgttttgttttggatagGCTTCTGGGAAGTTCCACTTAGCTCTCCAATTCATGATTTATACACCATGGagaagttcattttttttagcttttgaaGCCCCATCTTCTTTTAAAATTGGATTGcaaaacttacacatgcagtcTTTATGGTATCTATTTTGATGGATATAAGGCATGATACATGGTAGTTGCAATTATTGCCCCATGGTAATCAACTATCACCTAGCAAAAATAAATCAAGTTTCTAGTTCCAATTTTCTGTGTCTAGCTTTCCATCACTTCACAAGAGAGAAAATTAAGTTTTGTCCTGTAACTATCCAAGGAAAGCTCAAGTTacatatgaatttataattcaaAAGAACTAATCAATGTGAGCATTGGAGTCccttaaaatgattataaactACAAAACTTATCACTCAGCAACAATGTGGATCCCATTTACCACTCCTTCTTTTCATTATAAACcgcaagtattttttttttcaaacttttacctCCCCGAAATGGCAGCAACAATTACAGAGTTTTTGTATATGCATTTACATGTGTATTTGTAGGAATGAAGCACCATAGTTGCAGGAAAATCGTGCTTAAGCAGAACCAGTAGCCaaaaatttcatctttttccattttttccccttttataaGCAAACTATACAATCCATAAGTGTAAATCACGAGAGgtacattttaaaatcaaagaccACAATGTCAAACAACTAAACTAGATACATCTATCAACCCCAAAATTACAAGCGATACGACCGATTGTTTTCGTTCAGAAACGAATCAGTTACagagagagacacagagagatagagagcgagagagagtgaTGGAGCATAAAAGAAACTCACCGGCGAGAAGACGGCGACGAGACGACGGCGCGATGACGGTGGCGAGACGACGGCGAGAAGACTGCGCCGCTACCGAGAACCAAAACCCccgtgtagagagagagagagagagagagagagagagagagagagagagagagagagagagagagagagagagagagagagagagagagagagagagagagaatgtctGAATCGTGGGAAAATTATGGGCGCGAGGGGTAAAGTGTAGAAACTCTATTAAGGCGACTTTTAAGTCGCCTTAATAATACAAAAAGTCGCCTTAACAAATTGATAATAACGGCGGACACTTGTTATGACAATATTGCTTTACAGGAATGGGTTTTTTCCGGCAATATTATTTCCGGCGAACAAAAATAGCCGGAAATAAGTGTTTTTTGCGGCTACTTTTATTATTGACACTAAAATTTTACCAAAGTTTAAAAATGGGCTTTTTGCGACCATAATTCTATCGCCGGAAATAAAAATAGTCgcaaatagtcatttttcttgtagtgtctaACTAAACAATGAGCCACAGCATTGGCCATCCGACGCCTATGCTTAATAGAAACTTTAGGAAACCTTTGCAATAGCCTCCTAATCTCAAAGACCAAATTCCCCCATATAAACATAGATTCCTGATCAGTAGTAAGTCCTTGTACCACCAAAAGGGAATCCAGTTCCACCTCGAGCTCAGCAATTTCCAAAGACAAACAAATTTGAAGGCGTCTTAACACTGCCAAAAATTCAATCTCCATCGGATCTATTACTTCATGTTCTGGTTTACTTGCTATGAAGATCACCTGACCACCCTCATCTCGTAGAACCATTCCTACCCCCGAGCTGCACTGGTCCTAAAAGATAGCACCATTAGTGTTAAGTTTGAAGGCCCTTGCCTGTGGAGGAGTCCAATTGCACACAGGCTTGAATCCCTTTCTCTGCTCTGCTATAGCTAATTTCTGTTCTTGCTGAAGTGAAAAAGCATGATCCATAACTTGCTGAGGAGACAATCTTTGCTGCTCAAAAAGTAGTTTATTCCTTCTGTGCCATAACCCCCATGTGTAGAGAACCATTTGTTCCATCTCCCTTACCTTGTTACTTAATGCCAGCTGAAGTATAATCTGGACAAAATCGAATAAGCCTGAAACATTCTGCAGAAAACTTAACTTATCCAACAATGCATCTTTGAAGGTCACACAATTAAGCAAAGCATGATttgtatcttcttcttcctgtCTACACCATGGACACATTACATCTGTTACCACCTTTTTAAATAGCAAATTCTTCAAAGAAGGTAAACCCTCTTTACACACCCTCCATACAAATATTTTCACTCGAGTAGGAACCtgcattttccatattttcctCCACATTGTTGTTTGGTCTTCTCGAGATGATACCTCTCCTTCTTGATTACTTGCAGCATCAGTCAGGAACAGTCTATATGCACTCCTGACACTAAACTGACCATTCTTCTCATGTTTCCATACCAACTCATCAGGCCTACTAATAGAGGTTAACACCATATGCAACACTTCTTCAGCTTCCCTTGGAGGTAAACATCTTCTAACCTTTTCCACATCCCAACTTCTAGTTTTGTCATCAATTAACTTAGAAAATTTCCAATTTAATTGGGATTGAGTAATGGAATCCGAGACTGGCACCAGTTTATGGTTTGGTAACCAATAGTCAGACCATATATTAATGGCCTTACCATCTCCAACCTCCACTTACAACCTTTCAGAAGATAATGCTTAGCTTCCCATATACCCCTCCACACAAAAGAAGGGTTTGCTCCTAGTTTGGCCTCTTTGAAACTTGTTGAATGAAAATATCTTGCTTTATAGAATTGATGCAGCAGCAGACTCTCTTCTTTAAGGATACGCCAACTCTGCTTTGCAAGAAGGGCCAAATTAAAGGTCCTTAAACCCTTAAAACCCATCCCTCCATGCAACTTGGACTTACACATCTTCCTCCAACTAACCCAGCTGattttattttcctcttttctttgcccccaccaaaatctagcTATCAAACTCTCCAACTTAGAACACAAAGAGGTAGGCAATTTAAAGCAACTCATGGTGTAAGTTGGAATTGAGAGGGTTACTGCCTTTATGAGTACCTCTTTACCCCATTGAGATAACAGTTCCTTCCACCCTTGTAATTTAGTCCACACCTTATTTTGCAGCCCAGAGAAAGCTTGATGTTTCCCTCTACCCACCATTGGAGGCAATCCCAAATACTTATCATAATTTTACTGCTGTTGAACACCCCAAAACTGCATAATCTCAGCTTTAGTAGTAGATGATACATTCTTGCTAAAAACCATAGAAGTTTTGTCTTTGTTCACCATTTGTCCTGAAGCTTTTTCATAAACCTCCAATAAATGAAGAATGTTTCTATTTGTTTGTGCTGTGGCCCTGCAAAATAACAcactgtcatctgcaaacatgAGATGATTAATCTTTGGAGCACCTCTGCAAACACAGATCCCTTCCACTACATCTTTAACATCATCTTGCTAAAGAAGGGAAATAAGACCTTCAGTACAGAGAATAAAGAGGTAAGGGGAtatgggatccccttgccttaacCCTCTTGAAGGATAAATTGGGCCTTTAGGTtctccattcaccaaaatagagaatgaaacaGATTTTACACAAAGCATCAGTAAACTAGTCCATTTAGCACCAAAACCCATAGTTTCCATAACTGTTTCCAAGAAATCCCATTCTATTCGatcataggccttactcatgtcaagcTTTAGAGACATGTAACCTTTCCTTCCTTGCCTTTTCCTTCGAAGAAAATGCACTAACTCATAGGCAATTAACACATTATCTGAGATTAATCTTCCAAGGACAAATGCATATTGAGAGCCAGAAATCAACTGAGGCAGAATAGTCTTCAACCTGTTTGCAAGAACCTTTGACACCAACTTATAGATAACATTGCAAAGGCTGATTGGCCTAAAATCAGAGACCAACtcagcctttttcttttttggaatcAGTGTCACATAAGTATGGTTTAATAGTGAGGGAAAACTACCAGTATTAAGCACATCTAAAACAGCTCGAGTAACATCTTTACCCACAATAGACCAATATTTTTGGTAAAATAATGGAGCCATACCATCAGGACCAGGTGCTTTTGTTGGATTCATTTCCTTCAAAGCTACTTCAACTTCAGCTgccacaaactccatttccagtTGTTGTTTCATGTCTTCTGTAACTCGACCCTTTAGAGCCTCTAAAAACTGCATACTGCCTCTATGTGTTGAGGATGTAAAAAGCTTCTTGAAATAGTTCAGTATAACTTCATCTCTCTCTTAATCCACTTTCCAAATACCCATGTCATCCTTTATACCTTTTATCatattctttgcttttctttGTGAGGCTTTATGATGGAAAAAACTTGTATTTTTATCACCCTCAGTCAGCCATAGAGCCCTTGACCTTTGTCTCCACATAATCTCCTGCCTTTCCAACCAATTCTGAACATCCATTCAAGCTTTCTTTAAATCATTTGTTCTATGACCCTTTGGATCAGAGGCCTCAAGTCTTTTTAAACCTACCTTTGCCTGTCTTAGCTTTTTCTGCACATTACCAAAGCTATCCTTGTTCCACTTTGCAAGATGTTCACCACATTGCTGAATCTATTTTAGGACACCCTCCATAGTTCTATCCCCATTAATATTAACCC
Encoded here:
- the LOC122298850 gene encoding uncharacterized protein LOC122298850 encodes the protein MVLRDEGGQVIFIASKPEHEVIDPMEIEFLAVLRRLQICLSLEIAELEVELDSLLVVQGLTTDQESMFIWGNLVFEIRRLLQRFPKVSIKHRRRMANAVAHCLMDKSWMQITDRFGSREYAKGVKEFLTLAQTYATSEEIRCPCVRCSNNYFLPITQVERHLFIKGIDKNYTTWIFHGEEEDLIISDDDNVIDPDEEDEFIDDVDVMLQDIRAAGFPDVPISDSFHAAGSTSVDTFSSRTFDQLLADSRRPLYEGCTKYSKLSFTVKLLHIKTLGGWSVKSFDMLLHLLKSAFPNALLPNSYQESRNLEKGLGFTYTKIHVCPNDCILYWRENVDKDECPKCKLSRWKFSNTKKRRIPQKVLRHFPLKPRLQRLFMSQKTSVDMRWHKDQRVMQQDILSHPADSEVWTTFDQKHAWFAEDPRNVRLGLASDGFNPFNNLAKPYSVWPVILVPYNLPPWLCMKDPFFITSLLIPGPRSPGNEIDVYLQPLIDELIDLWDNGVDTYDAKAKETFRLHAALLWTINDFPAYGNLSGWSTKGKMACPSCKEETDSMWLTYSRKHCYMGHRRFLPPGHIWRKKKTIFNGSAEHRDPPTIYSGEDVLIQLQNIPDANFGKSIKKRKRTTEEFNWTKKSIFFQLPYWSTIKIRHNLDVMHIEKNICDNILGTLMNISGKTKDHPNARRDLSTLNIREELHLIQDGQCISMPQACYTLYEAERTGFCNWLHGVKFPDGFASNIARCVSVSDCKISGMKSHDCHIFMQRLLPVAISGYLRQDVRLALTKLSTLFKELCARTCKKEVLEWLQTDIVVILCKLEMIFPPTFFDIMGQFNIGGCILSRDISENSRDMLRIRPTQKVQ
- the LOC122298851 gene encoding uncharacterized protein LOC122298851, with the protein product MVLTSISRPDELVWKHEKNGQFSVRSAYRLFLTDAASNQEGEVSSREDQTTMWRKIWKMQVPTRVKIFVWRVCKEGLPSLKNLLFKKVVTDVMCPWCRQEEEDTNHALLNCVTFKDALLDKLSFLQNVSGLFDFVQIILQLALSNKVREMEQMVLYTWGLWHRRNKLLFEQQRLSPQQVMDHAFSLQQEQKLAIAEQRKGFKPVCNWTPPQARAFKLNTNGAIF